TGAGTGGCTCGTAGTCTTCCCCATCGAGTGCGGCGGCATCTTCGTGGCCTTGCTCAAGGTCATCGAAGAACTTCAGGAACATCACCCACGTCAGCAGAGGCAGGCGGTCAGCATCGCCGTTCAGGCCCTTGTCCTTGCGCAGAATCTGGCGCACGGACTTGATGAGGGCGGAAAGCTGCTGCGCCGTGGTTTGCGCAGATTTTTCGGTTTTTGCTTTGCGAGCCATAATTTCTTTCATTTACTGATACAAAGCCGACTGTAGCCTGCCAAAAGCCGCGCGCAGTGCTTTCGGGCCACCAAAGTAAGCGGCGATTTCGGACGGTCTGCCGAAGCGGTCGAAGGGTTCCACCGTCAGCAATTCGGAGGGTTTTTCGAACTTGGCGAGGCCGCGTTCGATATAGCGCTCAATCACCAGACCAAGGATTTCGCGCGCAATATCGCCGTATTGCGCAAACAAGTCGGGATGCAACCGCCTCACGCGCTCGGCCCGTTCGCGGCGGGTCAACAGCGGTGCATTCCAGGCTAGATGGCATAGCAAGTCCAGTGGATCCGCATCGGGTTGGCCGGCCGCGGCAACGAGCTCATCGAAATTGATGTGCCGCTCAGCGAGCTCATGCAGCACTGCTGCACGGGTGTCTGGCTTCGCCCATGCACTTTCCAGTTCCCCGCGGGTGGGAAATAGCGATCGCACCGAGCGCGCGGTGTATTCGGTATAGCGCACCACTTGCAACTTCTTGCCGTCAGCATCCAAGTCAAAAACCAGATGGCCGATGACTTCAACCTCGCCACCATCGACATAATATTTGCGCGGTTCGGTCGGCTCGTCGTCGCCGCCAATCTCGCCGCCTTCGCCAGCTTCAGATTCCCCGTCGGCGCTATCGACCGGGGGAATGTCCGTCTGCTGCGGCTCGCTGCTTTCCGTGGCGGTAACGGTGCCGTCAGCGTCTACCGACTGTTCTTCCACGAGTACCGGAAAGCCGTCGAAATCCGGATCGGCGAAGTGCTGGGTTGCCGTGCCGGTATAGTCAATGATGTTGAAGAACTCCTTGCCATAGTCAACACGCAAGCGCGTCCCCCGCCCGATGATCTGCTTGAACTCGGATTGCGAGCCGACGACGCGGGCAAGTACCACGTTCTTGACCGTGGCCGCGTCCACGCCGGTCGTGAGCATTTGCGAGCTGGTCACAATGGCCGGCGTCGGCTTGTCCAGGTCCTGAAAGTGAGCAAGGTGGGCGAGGCCGATGTCGCCCTCATCGCTGGTGACGCGGCATACATAGTCCGAGTATTCCTTCACCAAATCAGCGTTGAGGTTCACTAACTCCTGCCGCATTTCGGACGCGTGTTCCTGATCGACGCAGAACACGATGGTCTTAGCAAAGCGATCGCTGCCTTGCATGAAGCCAGTCAGGTGCTTGGCGATAGCTTTGGTGCGAGCACGCAAAGCGACGACACGCTCGAAATCTTTGGTCTGGTACTCGTCGTCGGGAATGGTCCTCCCGTAGCGATCAACCTCGTCCCGGCTCGGCCGCCAGCCTGCGGCATCGGCACTAGTGATGATGCGATGCACGCGATACGGTGCGAGAAAGCCGTCCTCAATACCTTGCTTCAGGCTGTAAAGGTAAACAGGATTGCCGAAATACTCGTAGGTATCGCGCGTCTCGTCGCGCAACGGCGTGGCGGTCATGCCGAAGTGGACCGCCTCAGAAAAGTAGTCCAGCACCCTGCGCCAACTGCTCTCGTCGCGGGCCGCGCCACGATGGCATTCGTCGAT
The sequence above is a segment of the Burkholderia diffusa genome. Coding sequences within it:
- the hsdR gene encoding EcoAI/FtnUII family type I restriction enzme subunit R, with translation MGGRSVALTEADTCREYVTPALQKAGWGDAPYAIGEQRPITDGRILLIGGKARRAKVRKPDYILYYRRDFPIAVVEAKETGLPAENGVQQAREYAQIMNLRFAYATNGLCIIEIDYTNGTEREVERYPTPEELWARLSQSAELTATAQQTLLEPYNLVSGKKPRYYQDATIRSVVEAVLSGKKRVLATLATGTGKTSVAFQVCWKLWNSRWNRNGEYRRPKILFLADRNILVDDPKDKDFIHFGDARHKISSGDASQARDMYFGIYQALTTANEDVFRQYRPEFFDLIIIDECHRGAARDESSWRRVLDYFSEAVHFGMTATPLRDETRDTYEYFGNPVYLYSLKQGIEDGFLAPYRVHRIITSADAAGWRPSRDEVDRYGRTIPDDEYQTKDFERVVALRARTKAIAKHLTGFMQGSDRFAKTIVFCVDQEHASEMRQELVNLNADLVKEYSDYVCRVTSDEGDIGLAHLAHFQDLDKPTPAIVTSSQMLTTGVDAATVKNVVLARVVGSQSEFKQIIGRGTRLRVDYGKEFFNIIDYTGTATQHFADPDFDGFPVLVEEQSVDADGTVTATESSEPQQTDIPPVDSADGESEAGEGGEIGGDDEPTEPRKYYVDGGEVEVIGHLVFDLDADGKKLQVVRYTEYTARSVRSLFPTRGELESAWAKPDTRAAVLHELAERHINFDELVAAAGQPDADPLDLLCHLAWNAPLLTRRERAERVRRLHPDLFAQYGDIAREILGLVIERYIERGLAKFEKPSELLTVEPFDRFGRPSEIAAYFGGPKALRAAFGRLQSALYQ